Proteins co-encoded in one Leptospiraceae bacterium genomic window:
- a CDS encoding metallophosphoesterase has translation MLKNLSNLKLYLKFNSEAISYFLYLLLLLSISCISSPASKSFKDLKVDTTKFQAEFKDPKQIKILIFGDSGTGNENQYRVAKAMKEVCDKEGCDFGILLGDNFYETGISSADDAQFDEKFEKPYSPLGIKIYAVLGNHDYGLAGMIGGNTKYQVEYTSRSKYWVMPHSYYNIAGTEVELIGLDTNPFKKDKLQQEWLYETLEQSKARWVLVFAHHPFFSGGRHGDDKGLEELLFPKLCQYADIYLAGHEHDLQLLQEKCDTEYFPHLISGAAGKKRATGKSERSLFAREGFGFTRLVLAGETMKIYYYDDYGKEVFHKDFPKRQIRKK, from the coding sequence GTTTAACTCTGAAGCAATAAGCTATTTTCTGTATCTGCTTTTACTTCTGAGTATTTCCTGTATTTCCAGCCCGGCTTCCAAAAGCTTTAAAGACTTAAAGGTGGATACCACTAAGTTTCAAGCTGAATTTAAAGATCCAAAGCAGATTAAAATTCTGATTTTTGGAGATAGCGGAACGGGGAATGAAAACCAGTACAGGGTAGCCAAAGCCATGAAAGAGGTCTGTGATAAGGAAGGTTGTGATTTTGGCATTCTTCTCGGTGATAATTTTTATGAGACCGGCATATCCTCAGCAGATGATGCACAATTTGACGAAAAGTTTGAAAAACCCTATTCTCCTCTTGGAATTAAAATCTATGCAGTTCTCGGAAACCATGATTACGGGCTTGCCGGTATGATAGGAGGGAATACGAAATACCAGGTGGAGTATACTTCCCGTTCTAAATACTGGGTTATGCCACATTCTTATTATAATATTGCAGGAACTGAAGTTGAATTGATCGGTCTGGATACAAATCCTTTTAAGAAAGATAAGCTTCAACAGGAATGGCTTTATGAAACTCTCGAACAAAGTAAAGCCAGGTGGGTTTTAGTCTTTGCTCATCATCCTTTCTTTTCCGGTGGAAGGCATGGGGATGATAAAGGTTTAGAAGAACTTCTATTTCCGAAACTCTGTCAATATGCAGATATTTACCTTGCGGGTCATGAGCATGATTTACAGCTTTTGCAGGAAAAATGTGATACGGAATACTTTCCCCACCTTATATCCGGTGCTGCCGGTAAAAAACGAGCTACCGGAAAAAGTGAGAGAAGTCTTTTTGCCAGGGAAGGTTTTGGTTTTACAAGGCTTGTTTTAGCGGGAGAGACAATGAAAATTTATTATTATGATGATTATGGAAAAGAAGTTTTTCATAAGGATTTTCCCAAAAGACAGATAAGAAAGAAATAA